The window TTCAAACCAATAGTTGAAAGAATTATTAGTATTCTACCCTCTAACGCGCTGGGCGGCAGAGAGGATAGAATGTATGTAAATATGATAGCGGATCATGTGAGGGCTCTCACTTTCGCGCTCGCGGAAGGAATCTATCCCTCAAATGAAGGGCGGGGATATTTAATCAGACGCGTATTAAGAAAAGCCCTTACCCGAATGTATATGTTCGGTATTGAGAAACCATGTCTCTACAAGATTGTCGATCCTGTTGTTGAAATAATGAAAGAGGATTACCCCGAACTTGACAGCAGGTATTCAGAAGTCAAAAAAGTGCTCCGTTCAGGGGAGGAATCTTTCTTCAGAACGCTTATTTCGGGAAGGGAGAGGTTTTTATCCATTATTGAAGAGGTTAAGGACAAGGGAGGAAAATACTTAGATGGAGACGATGTGTTTCTTCTTTACGACACTCATGGTTTTCCTCTTGAATTAATGAAACCTCTTGCCGGTGAAGCAGGCGTTGAGATTGATGAAGAGGGGTTTAATAAAGAGATGGAGAGACAGAAAATGAAAGCGCGGGAAGGTAGTTCTTTCAGTGCCGCACCCGATGAGAAGATTCATATGGAAGAAGTCACAAACGGTAAAAGCTCGGCGTTTACCGGCTACGAAAGCTTGTCTGAACGCGCTGTTCTCAGGAAATTCGGGGAAGTTCCTAAAGAAGCCGTAGAAAATATTGCCTGGAGTAGTAAGGAGGGGACCGCGTATGAGCTCATCTTCGATAAAACGCCGTTCTACGCGATTTCTGGAGGTCAGGTCTCAGATAGGGGTTGGATAAGTTTTGATGATACTAAGTTTGAAGTAAAAAATGTTTTCTACAGGAACAACGAAATTGTTCATCTTGTAGAATCTTCTCGGAAGTCGGGGGGAATCGACATAGCCGGTTTATCTAAGAATGCGGCTCTCCTGGAAGTTGATAGAGAACTCAGGACCGCTACAGAAGCAAATCACACATCCACTCATCTTCTTCACGCTGCTCTGAAAGAGGTGTTAGGGGAACATATAGCACAAGCTGGTTCTTTTGTTTCCGAGGACAGGCTCCGCTTCGATTTTAATCATTTTGAGGCGATATCCCCGGAACAGAAAGAACGGATTGAATTTAGAATTAATGCCTGGATAAGAGAATCTATTGATGTAAAAACAGAGATTATGAGTTACAAGAAGGCGGTAAAGAATGGCGCAACGGCTTTATTTGATGAGAAATACGGCAATAAAGTACGTGTAGTAAAGATTAAAGGAGTTTCAGCTGAATTATGCGGAGGAACTCATGCCGATTCCACTGGAAACATTGGTCTTTTTCTTATTGTTAATCAGAGCAGTATAGCAGCTGGAGTAAGGCGTATAGAAGCGGTTACAGGTAGCGCGGCCCTTGAGTACGTAAGAGGTTATATTTCTGATGTCGAAGAAACCGCCGTGTTGCTTAAAACACCCAGGGACGAAATCGCGCAAAAAATCAGATTCCTTATCGATGAGAACGATAAATTGAAAAGGAGAATCAAGGAACTTCAGCGGGGGGATATCAACAATAGAATAAATCAAATTATAGAAAGCTCAGAAAAGATAGATAATGTGATTTTAGCCACCGGCAGAATAGACGTTGACGAAATGGCGGCTTTAAGAGCTCAAGCGGATCTATTCAGAAAAAGTGTGGGGAGCGGTATTGCCGTTTTGTCGATGTCCCCCGGCGAAAAACTTCATTTCATAGTGGTTGTAACTGATGATCTTGTTGAAAGGGGAGTTGGGGCAAATATTATTGTGGACAGGTTGAAAGATATATCAGGCGGTGGTGGTGGTGGAAGGAAACACCTCGCGCAGCTTGGTACGAAAAAAATAGGAAAAGAAAAAGATGTCTTTAAAGCTCTGGCTCCGATAGCACGGGATATTCTGTCATGAGTAAGAAGGGAAATCATGAATAGGATACAGGTTAAATTTTCTTTTTTTCTTATTATCGCTCTATCCCTGTTTATTCTTTGCCCTGTTTACGCTCAGATCGATACCGGCAATTATGACTATAACAGGGATAAGAATGTAAAGAGTTTTTTGACCAGGGACAGGAGAGCAAAGGATAATACGGGATTTCTTGCTGAATTGCCTAAGTTAAGCAGGCCAGTTGACCCCGACACGTATATTCTCGGTCCGTACGACAGGTTGTTGATTAGTATAACGGGAACCGAGACAAGGTCTTTTGATATTATGGTCCTTCCGGAAGGCAATGTGTATCTCCCAGGCATTGGTTCTGTCCGCGCGGATGGTATTTCTCTTTCTGAATTTCACACCAGAGTCCTGGCAAAAGCCCTGGAGGTTTTCCATGATATTGAACTTCATTCCTTACTTCTTTCACCCAGGATATTCAAGGTCTTTGTTTCGGGTGAAGTGAACAATCCGGGTATGGTAGAGGTTAGCGCCGTTGAATGTGTATCGGAAGCGGTAAAGAAGGCCGGCGACATAAATACCCATGGATCGAGCCGGCGAGTTGTGCTGCATAGAAATGGAGAAGTTACAGAAGTAGACCTTTTGAAAATATTGACAGGTGGTAATTTTGGAAATAATTTATTTCTTTCAAATGGAGATGCTATATATGTACCGCCGGCTGAAAGACATGTTACCGTCCACGGATGCATAAAGAAAGGCGGTACATACGAAATATTACCAGGCGAGTCGATAAAGGATCTTATCCAGCTCGCGGGTGGAATGAGCGGCGAGGCTGTGAGGGATTCAATCCTGCTGAGCCGTGTGGTTGCTGGAGATACTGTTTCTACTTCGAGTGTTGCCAGAGATGATTTTGATAAGAAATTAAAGGATCTTGATATAATAAATATTCTCGACAGGTTCAGTACCGCCGACAGAGTGTTTGTTTTCGGCGCCGTGGAGAAAACGGGACGTTTCTACATCACTGAAGGGGAAAAATTATCGAGTCTTCTCGCGAGAGTAGGTAGTTTCAATAACAGCGCGGATCTTAGAGCTTCCTCGATAGAGAGGAAGAGCAAGGAGCACATGAAGGTAGATTTAACTAAATATATGTCACAGGACATTGAAACCGATATAAGACTCAAGGATGGTGATAAGCTTTTCGTCCCTTCAGTTAACACAATAATAGCTGTCGGCGGTGAAGTTCAGGCTCCCGGCAGTTTCGAATATCAGGGTGATCTGACAGTAGCGCATTATGTTGGCCTGGCGGGCGGGCCGACCGAGAACGGCAGTATGAGCAGGATTGAAATTTATTCCACTGACGGGTCAGTAAGAGAATCCAGCAAAGACACGAGGCCCAACCGCGGGGATGTAATAATAGTCAAGAAATCAAAGAAACGTCTGATAGGGGAATTTGTCAATGGTGTAATAAGACTGGGAACTGTGGTTATTTCAGTCATCGTCCTTACAAGGTAGGATGGATCATAATGCGGGATAGATTTATCGAGCAAGTGAAATCGGAGATAGATCAACTCTATCAGATACTGCGGGTTTTTCCTGAAGGTCAGATTGCTGTAATTGTGAAAATGGCAGAAATTATGGCATCCGCGATTATTAAGGGTGGTGTTATTTTTACTTGCGGGAATGGAGGAAGCGCTGCTGACGCTCAGCATATTGCCGGTGAACTGGTAGGCAGATTTCGCCGTAAGAAATTAAAGGGTTACAAAGCTGCAGCTCTTACGACTAACAGCTCTATTGTTACAGCTCTTGCCAACGACTACTCCTATGATGAAATATTTTCCAAACAGATCGAAAGCAGGGGGTGTAAAGGTGATATACTGCTTTCTCTATCAACGAGCGGCAACTCAGCCAATACCGTTAAAGCGGCTATAGAAGCTGATAGTTTAGGTATGAATTCATTTGCTTTTGTGGGGAGGGAAAAGGGGCGGCTTGGTGAAGTTTGTCATTATTTTCTTTCCGTTCCTCATGATGACTTCGCGAGAATTCAGGAAGTACATATGTTAATGGGTCATATTCTGTGCGGTCTTGTTGAAGATATGGTCGTTTCTGAGAGCGGGGCGTAAATCTTGTAACATCTTTCTATAAAAATTTTATGTTGATTGAATAAACGGCGGAATTTAAGTATATCCTATTATTATTGTTGTCTATATGAACTTATCTTCTGCCGCTGCCGCAATAATTTAGCTTGATTTTTTGATATTCTTGAGTATATATAAGATGAGGTATTGAGTAGTATATATAGTCTTTTTTTGATCGACCATTGAGCACAAGACCTGATTTTTAAGGAGGAAACATGACTAAGTATTTAACTTATATAACGGCGATTATATTGTTTTTGTCTGTTGCTGTTTCAGTATCTTCCGCGGAGACTGCACAAAAGGTATATTCCGAGGATTTTACCTCCGGAGAATACTGTGACATCGAAAATACGACGGCCTCCTGGGATTCTCTGCGCGGTGAGATCAAACTGCCCCTTTACGAAATTAGCCTGATTGGGGGATATAGCACTTTCGATGCTTCATGGGGAATCGAGATAGAAGGTGACAGTGCTTATGTAGCTGATGGATTCGGCGGCGTCTTGCTTTATAATATAAGTGACCCGACAGATCTCGTATATGAAGGATACTATGAAACAGAAGGTGAAGTACACGGAGTGGATGTCGGGGAAGATCGCATATATGTAGCTGCGGGGGAGAAGGGATGGGACATCATAAACAAAAAATTTATATTTGCCTCTCCTTATTCAGGCGATAAACCTGAAAGGAATATACAGGACAGCTCGTCAATTCCTCAAGCAAGCGCGTTTGATTTCATTAATCCCGAGAGACATATTCTTAGTTCCGCAGGTCTTCAAAGTTTTGCTTTTGATATACAAAAGGCCAGGGATTCGCTTATTGTGGTAGCATCCTGGGATTCAGTAAAAGTCATAAAGTTCAAAAGCATTGTTGATAGAAATCTTCCCAACCTCATTGATGGAAAAGATACGCCGGGGGGCGCAATCGATTTTGATGTTGTTGGAAACAGGATTTTTGTTTCAAACCACACGAGCGGTCTTGAGATAATAGATTTTGATAACTGTATTGATGTTGTTGGCAGCTGTGAAATTCCCGGATATTCATATGGTTTTGATATAGAGGGAAATTATCTATATATGGCTAACGATGAAGCCGGCATGAGGGTTATAGATATAAGTAACGAAAAATCTCCCCATATCGTTGCTACATTTGATACTCCCGGGTATGCTGTTAACGTTGATGTTTCGGGAAATTATGCCTACGTTTCAGATTGGGAAGAGGGTGTTTTGGTAGTGGATATCAGTGATCCCACTATACCTGTTCTTGCAGGATCTTCTCCTTGCGAAACTGAGCTTGAGGGAGCTCTTAATTGGCCGTGGGATGTAAAAATCACTGGGAATTACGCCCTGGCCGCGAATCACGCGGGCGGGATTAAGGTTCTTCAGATAACGCCTGATTATACCATGGATTTCTATCATACTCAGTCCCTTGCTGTAAACGCCGCGGAAGAGGCTGTCTCAAGTGTTAAAATTAATACAGTTCAGGAAGGTTCTGTAACTTGGGAGATCAGCGCTGACGGCGGTGATAACTGGCAGGACATTAACCCGGATGACCAATGGCATAATCTCGTTTATCCCGGCAATCAATTGATATGGCGTTCCACTCATTCTTATCCGGGGGGCATGACGAAATCACCTTGCTCATTTCTTAATATTGAATGGGACAATCAGGTCCCGGCACTTCTGGCCAATTCCCCGGAAGTTTCATTAAAAGGATCTGCTATTGAGGTCGAGTGGTCTGTTTCCAGAATCAGCGATGAAATAAAGTTTATAGTATACCGTGGGCTTTATCCGGATGGCAATTTTGAGAAAATTTCTGTTGTTGACGCGGAAGATCGCCTGAAATATAAATTTATCGATGACCGGTGCGAAGATGGTGAAACTTATCATTATTCAGTATACGCGCGGGAAAATAGTAAAGAGATATTCCTATTTGATACAAAGCCCATTACCATTCCTCCGGCCGTTTTATCACTTCATCAGAACAGGCCAAATCCGTTTAATCCTCTAACGACTATTGGATATAACCTCGCAGTGAAAAGCCGCGTTGTGCTTGATATTTATGATGTTTCGGGGCGTTTAATTAAACGGCTGGTTGATGAAGTTAAGGACAGGGGACCTCACGAGGTTATATGGAATGGAAAGGATTCCAAAGGTCATACATTTGGATCCGGGGTGTATTTCTATACATTGAAAGCTGAAAATGGTAAAAAGACCAGGAAAATGGTTCTTTTGAAATAGCAGAAGTATCTTTCGGGAAGAACATCTTATAAGTTTGGTCTTTTTGTCGGATGGATTCAAACCTTTACAACTAAATATTCAATGAATCTTCGAATAAGCGGATAGAAAATATTATAGCTTTGCGATCATGGAGTTATCTTAAGGGGGAAGGTTTTTATTATTAATGAGAAACGTAATTAATATAACAAGGAGTATGCGTCCGAAACAATGGACTAAAAACCTGGTCCTGTTCGCGGGTGTGGTTTTCGCGAAGGAGTTTTTGAACCCGTCTTTACTTCTTAGAAGTATCCTGGGATTTATCGTATTCTGCGTACTTTCGGGGATGATATATATCATTAATGATATATTCGACCGCAGGAAAGACAAAAAACACCCGGCAAAAAGAAACAGGCCAATTGCATCAGGTTCTCTTTCTGTAGTTCACGCGGTAATAATCTCGGTGACGGGAATAGTTGTTTTTACTGTCTTTGCAGTCTTCTTGGGTATGCAGTTTTTCGGATTTGCTTTAGCTTTTATTATAATAAATTTATTATATTCTCTGTTTTTAAGGGATATAGTGATAATTGATGTTCTAAGTATATCTTTCAGTTTTCTCGCAAGAGCGGGAGCCGGTGTTGCTGTACTCTTTCCCGTTCTTCCATCTATTCAGTTTTCTCCCTGGCTCTGGATGTGTACCTTGTTTCTTTCCTTATTTCTTGCTGTTTGTAAAAGGCGCAACGAATATATTGTTCTCGACAACGCCGCGGAACACAGAGGGTCGTTATCGTTCTACTCCGCTCACTTACTTGATCAGCTTGTAGGATTAACAGCTACAGCGACTTTGCTCTCTTATTCAATATATACTGTATGGCCGGGTACTGTGTCTAAATTTGGCACAAATAATCTTGTTTTTACAATACCGTTTGTGATTTTTGGTATTATGAGATATCTCTATCTTGTTTACAACCGCATGAGGGGCGATGATCCATCCGCTGTACTCCTTACTGAGAAGCAGTTGATGATCGATGTTTTTCTGTGGTTTGCTGTTACTGTTATTATAATTTATTTCAGCTAAATATGTTGAGGAGAGCATTTGAGCAGGACCGGTTTTTCTGTTGTTAGATGCGCTGCCAAAATAAATCTTTATCTTGGAGTAGTTGGAAAACGTTCTGACGGCTATCATGACATAGAGACCGTTTTTCAACCCGTATCACTCTTTGATGAAATAACTTTTGAGAGAGCAGATGAAGGTATTGAGCTTTACGGGAGCGATAATAATATTAGCTGGGATAGAACAAATCTCTGTTACAGGGCGGCGGAGGAACTCTTTGGGCATGTTGGTTTAACGCCGGGAGTTCGAATTAATGTAATAAAGAATATTCCTGTTGGGGCTGGGCTCGGAGGGGGAAGCAGTGATGCGGGTGCTGTGATCAGGGGGCTTAATGAGTACTTTGATTTTGGTCTTAGCAGCAAAGAGCTCATGGAAATCGCTTTAAAAATAGGAAGTGATGTTCCATTTTTTGTTTTCGGCCGTCCAGCTGTAGGAAGGGGGAGAGGGGAGCTTCTTGAAGGTATAGACGGTCTCGAGGAATGCTTCATTCTTCTTGTTCTGACTGGAATAAGAATTTCCACAAAGAAAGCTTTTAAAAATATTAGTTTATTGTTGACAAGGTCTGACAGTAGATATAGACTGAACCGACTGCTTAATGGATTAGATGAATTTCCGGAATCGGAAATCGTTACCCATAACAGTTTTGAAGTACAGACGGAGGAAAAATATCCGGATATCGGGAAGGTTCTGGCTATATTGAAGGAGCGGGAAGGTTGTGTTTTTTCTTCTCTGAGTGGCAGTGGGTCAGTGTGCTTCGCTGTTTTTAACGATAGAACAAACGCGGAAAGAACATTGAATTATTTGTCCGGCAAGGGGTTTATGGGTTCAATTGTAGAGCCCTTAAAGAAAACTGTTTATTTAGAAGGAAATGGTAAGCTCAAGGGGGGCAAATGGAAATCACCGAAATAAGAATTTCATTGCATGAGGATAATAAATTAAAGGCCTTTGCCAGTATCACGTTTGATGATTGCTTCGTCGTTCGCGGCCTTAAGCTTATCGAGGGGTCAAAGGGAGTATTTGTCGCAATGCCAAGTCGTAAGCGCCCTGATGGAAGTTATCAGGATGTAGCTCATCCTATTAACAGCGAGACGAGAAACTGGATGGAAAAAGTAATAATTGAAGCCTACCAGAAAGAAATTAAGAACATTGAATCCGAGGCCGAAAAAGAGCTCTTAGAGTAGAATTGACACGGAAGGGTTAACGGTCGATGTATAAGGTGGGGCGTCGTCAAGTGGCAAGACACGGGATTTTGGGTCCCGCATCGGAGGTTCGAATCCTCCCGCCCCAGATAAAATAGGTAATGGTGACCTTTGCGGTCACCTTTTTTATGGAGGAGTTTTGATGGCTGACAAAATAACTTTGATTTCAGGAACTGCGAATCCCAATCTTTCCAGATCAATCTCTGAATATTTAGGGAAAGATTTATGTGATGTCAGCGCGGAGCGTTTTTCAGATGGAGAAATACAGGTAAGTATCAATGAAAATATCAGGGGACAGGATGTATTTATTATTCAGCCGACATTTCCCCCGGCGGAAAATATGCTTGAATTACTGATATTAATTGATGCTTGTTATAGGGCATCGGCAAATAGAATTACAGCTGTAATTCCTTATTATGGTTACGCGCGACAGGATAGGAAACATAAACCGAGAGTTTCGATTTCAGCAAAGCTCATGGCCAATCTTATTGAAACATCCGGAGCCCACAGAGTGCTGGCTTTTGAACTGCACGCTGCGCAAATTCAGGGATTTTTTGACATTCAGTTGGATAATCTCTTTGCAACCCCGGTCTTTCTTGAATATATTATGAAAAAGAAATTCAATGATCCCGTTGTTGTCTCACCCGATGTCGGCGGAATTAAAATGGCAAGAGCTTTTGCCAAGAAAGTGGAGGCAAAGTTAGCTATAGTCGACAAACGGAGAATGACGCCGGATGCAACGGAAGTCATGAATATAATAGGTGATGTTTCAGGCAGTGATATAATCATTTTTGATGATATAATAAGCACAGCCGGGACAATTACTCAAGCAGCAGAAGCGTTGAAAAAAGAAGGTGCAAAGAGAATAATCGCGGCCGCTTCACACCCCGTGTTTTCCGGGCCTGCTCTTGAAAGGCTTGAGAAATCCGTTATCGAAGAAGTTGTTGTGACGAATTCGATTCCGTTTAATGGAAGCGGCAAATGCAGTAAGGTAAAAGTGCTTGATCTTTCGTCTCTGCTTGGTGAAGCAATCAGGAGGATTCATAAAGAGGAATCAATCAGTATGTTATTTATATAAATACGGAGGAAAAAATGGAAAAGATACTGTTAAAATCAACTGTAAGAGAAGAAGTTGGGAAGAAAAGCGGAGGCAGGTTGCGTAGAAACGGGAAAATCCCGGGCATTCTTTACGGCCACAAAGAAGAGCCTATTCCCCTTGCGATAGATGAACATGATATATGGGAGATTCTTCACAACGCTCAAACTGAAAATCTTATTGTTCACCTTGACATTGAAGGTGTGGACCTTCCCGAGAATGTAACAATTGTAAGAGATATTCAACAGCACCCTGTTACAGGCGATATCCTTCACGTCGATTTATTGAGGGTCGCTATGGATGAGATGATCGATGTAAATGTGCCAGTTAGAATCAAGGGTGTCGCAAAGGGTGTAACTGAAGAAGGAGGAATACTCTATCATAGTATTCGACAGATAAGGATTAATTCCAACCCGTCTGAAATTCCTGAATTCATCAATGTCGATGTTACGGAAATGTCTATAGGCGATACGATTCACGTTTCTGATATTGTGGGAGATTATGAAGATATAAACTTTGTTTCTGAATTGGATTTAACTCTGGTCCATGTTGCGGCTCCCAAGGAGCTTGAACTGCCCGAAGAAGAGGTCGAGGAAGAAGGGCTCGCAGAGGGTGAAGAGGTTGAAGAAGGCGAAGAGGAAGAAACTGAGGGTGAAGAAGAGCAGGACGAAGAAGGATCCTGATATTAAGTGTGTGGGATATCTTATCTTTGCGGGCTTGGCAATCCCGGCAGTGTGTATGCCGGCACGAGACATAACCTGGGGTTTCAAGTACTGGATCTACTCGCCGGAGAATATAATCTCAGCTGGAAAAACGGGAATGAAAGCGCGGATGCGGCAATATGGAAAACCAGACATGGCAAAGTAACTTTAATTAAGCCACTTTCCTATATCAACCTTTCAGGTTCGGTGCTGTCTGCTTTCACTCACCTGGAAAGTTCTAATATTCTAGTTATATGTGATGATATTCATCTCCCGGTTGGATCTCTACGCGTAAAGAAATCCGGAGGCAGTGGTGGACATAAGGGGCTTGAGTCTATTGAGGAAGAATTCAATTCAACAGAATTTGCTCGTCTCCGTTTGGGAATAGGTCCGGCTCCTCTGTCATCTAAATGGAAGGAATTTGTTCTCAAACCATTTTCTGAATCAGAAATATCAGATGTAAATTCAATGCGGAAAGAGGCGGTTGAAGCGATTAAAGTAATTGTAAACAGGGGGATTGAAACAGCCATGCGGAACTTCAATCGAAAAAGAGAATAGAACTGATAAATTTTCAGTCAGTTTTGGGGCTTGACCCCAAATTGTACGAGTGTTATATTTCATCTCTGCTGTTTCTGCGGAAATAGCGGGTATAGTTAAGCGTTCTTTTATCACCCTACTTTCTCCCTGATTAGGAGAAAGTCATTAAAGACCGAAGGGAGGGAATTGCGAATGAGAGCATATGAATGTGTTTTTATTCTGGAGCCTTCATTAGAAGAAGCTGAGATAAACAGCCATGCCGACCGCTTTGCTGAGATTATAACTTCACGCGGCGGACTAATTAATAAAAAGGATATATGGGGGAAACGTAAACTTGCCTATGCGATCGATGGATTCGTTGAGGGTGTTTATGTTCTTCTTAAATTTAAAGGGAATAATGAAATCCTCGATGAATTGAAAAGGGTATTCAAATATGATTCCGTTATTATCAGGCATATGATTGTTATAGACGACAGTAGTGTTTCGCCAGAGGATGAAAAAACAGAGGAATCAATAGAGAGGTAAAGCTATGGCTAAAAAATCAAAGAATAGAAAAATTAAAAGCAGAAGGCCGGGGTCTGATAAACCCTGTAAATTTTGTAAAAAAGGTGTTAATAAAATCGATTGGAAGGATGATGTTCTTCTCAAACGCTTTATCACCGACAGAGGGAAAATAGCGCCGCGCAGAGTGACCGGTACGTGCGCCCGTCACCAGCGAATGCTCGCGCGCGCTATTAAACGCGCTAGATTTATGGCATTGTTACCATTTGTAAGGGTATATTACCGGTAAGGTGGTGCGAGGATAATGGAAATAATTTTAAGAGACAATATAGAGAATCTAGGTAAAACTGGAGAAATTGTTGATGTTAAAGACGGTTACGCGAGGAATTTCCTCATACCGAAAGGCCTGGCCGTTATAGCTACCAAATCAAGCAAGAAGGTAATAGAAGAAGAGGACCAGCAGCGTAAAATTAGAGCCAGGAAAATAAAACGTAATTTGGAAGGGACTGCCGAGAAGATGAAAGGCATTTCCTGCACTATTACTGTACAAGCCAGTGAAGAAGATAGATTGTATGGTTCCGTTAACGCGTCTGATATCGCTGATGCAATTAATAAACACAGTGATATCAAAATCGACAGCAAACAGGTTATACTGGAGGAACCAATAAAGATTCTCGGTGTATATACAGTTACTGTGCGCCTTCACAAAGAAGTTGAAGTTCCTGTTAAGGTATGGGTTGTCAAGGAGTAGTTACTTTCTTTTTTCAAAAAGTTTTTTGGAAATTCGACAACTCCCTTGTTGATTGATAAGGAGGATAATCATCGTATTACCGGAAAAAATATTCAGAGAGTACGATATTAGAGGTGTTGTCGATGAGGATTTAACGGATGATGGAGTGAGGAATCTTGGTAAAGCAGCGGCTGTGACATTCCTGAGAGACAATATAGAAGAAGTTATTATCGGAAGAGATATACGTCTTAGTAGTGAGAGGTTTTTTAACGTTCTCACCGAAGGATTACTAACAAGCGGTGTGAATGTTATAGATATTGGCGTTGTCCCTACTCCTGTCTTCTACTTTGCGGCAAAGAAATGGGACAAAAGGGGCGGAATAATTATTACAGCCAGCCACAATTCCGCGGAATTCAATGGTTTTAAGGTGTTTCGCGGTGAAGGCACTATTTATGGAGAGGATATCCGTGAGCTGCACAGCATTATCGTAAATGGAAGATTCAGGGAGGGAAACGGCAGTTTAATCCAAAGAGATATTAAAAACGAATATATCGATTTCCTTTGTGAAAATATAGATATTAAACGCCCGGTAAAATTTGCCGTCGACGGCGGGAATGGAACGGCCGGTATTGTGGCTTTGGATATATTCAGAAAGCTGGGGTTGGAGCCTGTTGAGTTGTTCATGCGCCCGGACGGCAATTTTCCCAACCATCATCCTGATCCTACAGTTGAGCATAATCTAATTGATCTCAAAACCGCGGTTAGTGAAAACGGACTTGAACTGGGTATTGGTTTCGATGGAGATTCTGACCGAATCGGCGTTGTAGACGAAGAAGGAAATGTTCTATGGGGTGATGCTCTTCTGGCACTGTACTCGAGAGATGTGTTAAAGAATAATCCCGGTGCTACAGTTATATTCGAGGTTAAATGTTCAAGGTCCCTCGAGGAGGACATAAGGAATTTGGGGGGCAACCCTATCATGTGGAAGACGGGCCATTCCCTTCTTAAGAAGAAAATGCGTGATGAAAACGCTCTGCTGGCGGGTGAGATGAGCGGACATCAGTTTTTCGCCGATAGATATTTTGGATATGACGACGCTATATATGCGGCTTTGAGACTTCTTGAGATCGTCTCGATGAGAGAAAAGCCTCTAAGCGATTTTTACAGAGAATTTTCAAGATATAAAAGTACACCTGAAATAAGGATCGAATGCGAAGATGCCCGGAAATTTGATATAGTAAGAGAAGTTTCCGCTCAATTCAAAAAGACGAACAGGGTTCTGGATGTTGATGGCGCCAGAGTTGATTTTGAAGAGGGATGGGGACTTATAAGGGCGTCAAACACTCAGCCCGCTCTTGTTTTCAGGTTTGAAGCTGAAACAGAAAAGGCTCTTATTGCAATAAGGGAAGAATTTTCCAGAGTGTTGGAAAAATTCAAATTGAATACTTCA of the Candidatus Krumholzibacteriota bacterium genome contains:
- the alaS gene encoding alanine--tRNA ligase; protein product: MKRKSAHEIRRTYIDFFVNKNHTEVPSASLAPKNDPTLLFTSAGMVQFKDKYIDTDGLEYKRAVSVQKCLRAGDLENVGKTLRHHTFFEMLGNFSFGDYFKRDAILWAWEFVVEVLQLPADRIYISIFNDDEDAFNMWNKEVGISDDRIFRLGKEDNFWGPVGETGICGPCSELYYDSGEKNGCGREDCAPGCDCDRYIEFWNLVFPQYWLEKSGEYKLLEKPGIDTGLGLERMATILQGVEDNFHTDLFKPIVERIISILPSNALGGREDRMYVNMIADHVRALTFALAEGIYPSNEGRGYLIRRVLRKALTRMYMFGIEKPCLYKIVDPVVEIMKEDYPELDSRYSEVKKVLRSGEESFFRTLISGRERFLSIIEEVKDKGGKYLDGDDVFLLYDTHGFPLELMKPLAGEAGVEIDEEGFNKEMERQKMKAREGSSFSAAPDEKIHMEEVTNGKSSAFTGYESLSERAVLRKFGEVPKEAVENIAWSSKEGTAYELIFDKTPFYAISGGQVSDRGWISFDDTKFEVKNVFYRNNEIVHLVESSRKSGGIDIAGLSKNAALLEVDRELRTATEANHTSTHLLHAALKEVLGEHIAQAGSFVSEDRLRFDFNHFEAISPEQKERIEFRINAWIRESIDVKTEIMSYKKAVKNGATALFDEKYGNKVRVVKIKGVSAELCGGTHADSTGNIGLFLIVNQSSIAAGVRRIEAVTGSAALEYVRGYISDVEETAVLLKTPRDEIAQKIRFLIDENDKLKRRIKELQRGDINNRINQIIESSEKIDNVILATGRIDVDEMAALRAQADLFRKSVGSGIAVLSMSPGEKLHFIVVVTDDLVERGVGANIIVDRLKDISGGGGGGRKHLAQLGTKKIGKEKDVFKALAPIARDILS
- a CDS encoding SLBB domain-containing protein produces the protein MNRIQVKFSFFLIIALSLFILCPVYAQIDTGNYDYNRDKNVKSFLTRDRRAKDNTGFLAELPKLSRPVDPDTYILGPYDRLLISITGTETRSFDIMVLPEGNVYLPGIGSVRADGISLSEFHTRVLAKALEVFHDIELHSLLLSPRIFKVFVSGEVNNPGMVEVSAVECVSEAVKKAGDINTHGSSRRVVLHRNGEVTEVDLLKILTGGNFGNNLFLSNGDAIYVPPAERHVTVHGCIKKGGTYEILPGESIKDLIQLAGGMSGEAVRDSILLSRVVAGDTVSTSSVARDDFDKKLKDLDIINILDRFSTADRVFVFGAVEKTGRFYITEGEKLSSLLARVGSFNNSADLRASSIERKSKEHMKVDLTKYMSQDIETDIRLKDGDKLFVPSVNTIIAVGGEVQAPGSFEYQGDLTVAHYVGLAGGPTENGSMSRIEIYSTDGSVRESSKDTRPNRGDVIIVKKSKKRLIGEFVNGVIRLGTVVISVIVLTR
- a CDS encoding SIS domain-containing protein, which translates into the protein MRDRFIEQVKSEIDQLYQILRVFPEGQIAVIVKMAEIMASAIIKGGVIFTCGNGGSAADAQHIAGELVGRFRRKKLKGYKAAALTTNSSIVTALANDYSYDEIFSKQIESRGCKGDILLSLSTSGNSANTVKAAIEADSLGMNSFAFVGREKGRLGEVCHYFLSVPHDDFARIQEVHMLMGHILCGLVEDMVVSESGA
- a CDS encoding FlgD immunoglobulin-like domain containing protein, which translates into the protein MTKYLTYITAIILFLSVAVSVSSAETAQKVYSEDFTSGEYCDIENTTASWDSLRGEIKLPLYEISLIGGYSTFDASWGIEIEGDSAYVADGFGGVLLYNISDPTDLVYEGYYETEGEVHGVDVGEDRIYVAAGEKGWDIINKKFIFASPYSGDKPERNIQDSSSIPQASAFDFINPERHILSSAGLQSFAFDIQKARDSLIVVASWDSVKVIKFKSIVDRNLPNLIDGKDTPGGAIDFDVVGNRIFVSNHTSGLEIIDFDNCIDVVGSCEIPGYSYGFDIEGNYLYMANDEAGMRVIDISNEKSPHIVATFDTPGYAVNVDVSGNYAYVSDWEEGVLVVDISDPTIPVLAGSSPCETELEGALNWPWDVKITGNYALAANHAGGIKVLQITPDYTMDFYHTQSLAVNAAEEAVSSVKINTVQEGSVTWEISADGGDNWQDINPDDQWHNLVYPGNQLIWRSTHSYPGGMTKSPCSFLNIEWDNQVPALLANSPEVSLKGSAIEVEWSVSRISDEIKFIVYRGLYPDGNFEKISVVDAEDRLKYKFIDDRCEDGETYHYSVYARENSKEIFLFDTKPITIPPAVLSLHQNRPNPFNPLTTIGYNLAVKSRVVLDIYDVSGRLIKRLVDEVKDRGPHEVIWNGKDSKGHTFGSGVYFYTLKAENGKKTRKMVLLK